The following DNA comes from Caulobacter mirabilis.
TCGCGGATGTCGGAGACGCCCTCGACCTTCTTGTCGCGCACCAGTTCGGCGATGTGCTCGACCAGGCTGGCCTTGTTCACCTGGAACGGGATGGCCGTGACGATGATCGCCTCGCGATCCTTGCGGATCTCCTCGACCGAGGCGACCCCGCGGATCAGCACCGAACCGCGGCCGGTCATCAGGGCGTTGCGCGCCGCCGTGCGGCCCAGGATCTCGCCGCCGGTCGGGAAGTCGGGGCCGGGGACGATGTCCAGCAGTTCGTCCGTCCCGATCTCGGGGTTGTCGACGTAGGCCAGGCAGGCGTCGACGACTTCGCCGAGGTTGTGCGGCGGGATGTTGGTCGCCATGCCGACGGCGATGCCGCCGGCGCCGTTGACCAGCAGGTTCGGAATCCGCGCAGGCAGGACGGTCGGCTCTTCTTCCTTGCCGTCGTAGTTTTCCTGGAAGTCGACGGTGTCCTTGTCGATGTCCGCCAGCAGCGCCATCGCCGGGTGCGCCATGCGCGCCTCGGTGTAACGCATGGCCGCCGGCAGATCCCCGTCGACCGAACCGAAGTTCCCCTGACCGTCGATCAGGATCAGGTTCATCGAGAAGTCTTGCGCCATCCGCGCCATGGCGAAATAGACCGACTGGTCGCCGTGCGGGTGGAACCGGCCCAGAACGTCGCCGACCACGCGCGCCGACTTCGAGTAGGCGCGGTCGGGCGTCATGTTCAGGTCGTGCATCGAGTAGAAGATGCGCCGGTGCACGGGCTTGAGACCGTCACGCACGTCGGGAAGCGCCCGGCTCACGATCACGCTCATGGCGTAGTCGAGATAGCTGCGCTTCAGCTCGTCCTCGATGGCGATGGGGGCTACCGCCCCGCGCCGTCCGTCTTCCGGAGGGGTCGTGTTTTCGTCGGTCAAGTGCGGGATTTTGCTATCAGAATCGGACACAAAACGTCCGTCTGCTAGTTAACATCTGGAACCCCCGGACGCCACCTTTCGGCGCCGTTTCGCCGCTTACCAGGAGACTGCCATCATGCGTTTGATTCCTTTGGCCTTTGTCGTCGCCGCCATCGCCCTGCCCGCCCTCGCCGCCCCGGCCTCGGTGACCGTGGCCCTGAAGGGCCCCAAGGGCGAGGACATGGGAACGGCCGTGGTCACCGAGGGGACCAAGGGCGTCCTGGTGCGCGTAGAGGCCAAGGGCCTGACGCCGGGCTGGCACGGGCTGCACTTCCACGAGAAGGCCGACTGCTCCAGCGCCGACTTCAAGTCGGCCGGCGGCCATGTCCATGACGCCACCCCCGTGGTCCACGGCTTCCTGGCCGAAGGCAGCAATGACGGGGGCGACCTGCCCAACATCTGGGCCGGCGCGGACGGCGTGGCCAAGGCCGACGTGTTCTCGACCTTCGTGGAGCTGGGCGAAGCCCACTCGCGCCCGAGCCTGAAGGACGCCGACGGTTCGGCCATCGTCATCCACGCCAAGGCGGACGACTACGCGAGCCAGCCGATCGGCGGCGCCGGCGACCGCGTCGCCTGTGGCGTGATCAAGTGAGGGGCGTGATCAAGTAGGATCGACCCGGCTACGGGCGGCCGCAGCGGCGGCCGCTCGTCGCTCCGACAGGGCGACCAGGGCGACGCCGACCAGGGTCGCTCCGCCTCCAAGGGCCAGGTTGAGGGTCATATGGTCGCCCATCAGCCCGATGCCCAGGCCGCAGGAGACCAGCGGCGTCAGCAGGAACCATGGCGTCACGCGCCCCGCTTCCCGCCTCTGCACCAGCCAGAACAGCAGCGCCGTCGCGCCGACGGTCGAGGCCAGGGCCGCGAACAGCACCGTGCCCCAGACCAGCCAGCTCGCGTCGGCCATCGCCCCGACCACGTCGCCCTCGAAGGCGAACGAGGCGCCCAGCAGGATCGGCGCAGCGACGACCGAGGTCATCGCCTGCATCTTCAGCGGCGGCACGCCCGGCATCCGGCGCACGAACACCGTCCCCAGGGCCCACAGGGCGCTCGCCAGCAGGCCGATAGCGATCCCGGGCAGGTCGCCGGCCCCTTTCGGGTCCAGGCTCATCCAGGCCACGCCCAGGAAGGCGATGATCATCCCCGCCAGGGCTGATCGTGTCATGGTCTCCCCCAGGACCCGCCAGGCGAAGAAGGCGGTCATCGGGATCCAGAGCTGGAGGGCGACCACCATCGGACTCAGGTTCTCGATCATCGAGAAGCCCCAGTAGATCAGGCCAAAATGCAGTGGGCCGATCATCAGGATGATCGGCAGCACCTGCCGAAGCGGCGGGAACGGCGGCCTCAGGAACGGCCACAGCACCAGCAGGGCGATGCCGAAGCGCAGGCCTCCGACCAGCAGCGGCGGCAGGGCGCCGGTCGCCACCTTGGCGGCGGCGTTGTTGATCCCCCAGACCAGGATGATGACCGCGATGGCGGCCCATTCGATGGGGGCGAAAGGCGTCCGGGAGGCGGGGGAAGCGGTCACCCGGCGCTCTTCGCACGAGGCGGGGATCGAGCGAAAGACCCGCGTCGGTCAAACCAGGTTACCGACTGCGAGCAGGCGCGTCCGGCGGCCGCCTCAGTCGCACGACAAGCCCGACGCCGCGCTGAAGGCGGTCCCCGACAAGGGCGGCGTGGTCGGCGAGGGCCGCCCTAAGGCGCGCGCTCCTGATCGAGCGGCAACCGCTCCTGGATGCTGTCGACCAGCTTGCGCGACCAGACGCCGTCCGCGCTGCCATTGGCCAGATAGACGATGACGTAGCGTTCGCTCAGGTCGCCCTTGAACAGCAGCCGCACCCGCAGCTTGGCGGCGCCGTCGTGGCCGACCTCGCGCCAGGCGCCGGCCTCGCCGTAGTCCCAGCCGCTCGCGAAAAAGCCGGTGTTCCCGTTGGCGAAGGCGTGCGGGCGCCAGAGCTCCACGAGCCTGGCGGGCGGGACCAGACGCCCGGCGGCGAGGGCGTCGAGGAAGACGGCCAGATCGGCGGCCGTCGCATAGCCGTCGGCGTGGGATTGGGCGTAGACCGGCCAGGCGATGGGCGGCGCAGGCGCGATCCGTCCGTTCTCGCCCTGATAGTCGGCGGCCAATCGGTCGTCCGGGACGCCTTGGCGGCCGAGCCAGACGTTCTTGAGCCCGAGCGTGTCGACGATCCGCTCCCGAACCAGGTCGCCGTAGGACTTGCCCGTCACCGCTTCGAGAACGGCGGCGAGAACCAGATAGTTGGTCTGGGTGTAGCGCGTCTTCGTGTCGGCGGGCTCGACCAGCGGCTTGCCGTCCAGGGCCGCAAGCGCGGCCTCGCGGGTCGAGGGGAATGGCCTGGAGAGATCGGCCGGATCGAAGTATTCCGGCGCGCCCGACACATGGTCCAGGAACTGGCGGACCGTGATGGCGCGCCAGGCCGGCGGCAGGGTCTGGACATAGCGCGCGGCCGGCGCGTCGAGGTCCAGCCGGCCGGCCTCGACTTCCTGGAAGAGAAGGACGCTGGCGAACAGCTTGCTGACCGAGAAGACGCCGAAGACCGTGTCCGGAGTCACCGCTCCGCCGCCGTCGATCCGGCGCATCCCGGCATAGCCCTCGTAGATCGTCCGGCCGTTGTGCGTGACCACGACGGCTTGCGCCGGAATGCCGTGCTCCCGGGCGTTGGCGGCGACGATCGCGTCGAGCTCGGCCCGGGACGGCGGCCCCTCCTGGGCGGCGCAGGCGGTCGCCATGCCGAGCAACGCGACGCAGAACAACGCCAGCCGGACCCTACCCATGCTCCGGCCCCTCCCCGCGGCCTGCTCTCGGACTCGATCCGACACTAGCCGATCTTGAGCGCGCTTGAAGCCGCCCGCGAGCGCGACCAGCCGGCTGGGTTCAAGCGAGGCCGGACAGCAGCCGACGACAGCCTTCGCGGTCCTCGGGGTCCATGTCTGAGCGAAGCTCGAACCTCTGGAAGCGCACGCGCGCCCTGCCCTCCGGCCGGTAGGTCACCACGCGTTGGGAGCTGTCCGGCTCGACCACGCGGTAGGTCAGCGGCGTCTGGCTGTCGCGGGATGGGATCTCGCTGATCCGGATGCGGTCGCCGTCCTTCAACCCGGCCCGCGCGGCGGGTCCGTCCGGGACAAGGCCGACAATCCGACGGCCATTGCGGAAAGTGGCCTCCAGATCGAACCCTCGCTCGAAGACCGGCTGCTCGGTCCAGACGATCCGGCCACAACGGGCGAACAGGTCGGCGGGCAGCTCGATCCGCCGTCCCGCCTCGACATGGGCGACGATGTCCGACCGCAGATCCTCGCCGCCGGCCTTCAGGACCGCCAGAGGAAACAGCTCGTTGGCCGGGATGCGGCGGCCCGCGACCTCGTTCGCGCGCGCCATCGACCGCTGCGTGCGCAGCACGGCGTCGAGGCCGATCCGCCCCTTCGACGCCGCGCGAAGACGACGGTCCCACAGGATCGCCAACAGTCGCCCCCGGTCGTAGGGCAGCTTGCCGACGTCGAAATCGCTGCCGCGCCTTTCCTGGATGACCCGGTTCGGCGCCTCGGCGACCGGCGAGAGGCCGTAGCGCAGCAGCGACTCGTTCAGGTCGGCGGCGAAGTCCTCAAGCGTCCAAAGACGCGCCCGCAGCAGGGCGCGGGCCGCGACCGCCTCCGTGAATCCCTCGTTGAACCAGGCCGACAGGTTGTCCTCGGTCTCGGGAAAGCCGCCGAGCTGACGGGAAATCCAGGCATGGACGTGCTCGTGAGCGAAGATGCGTCGGAAATCGCGCAGGTCCGCGTCCGCCCCGGCGACGACCAGGAACCCGCCGGCCAGTCCGCGTCCCCCGAAGTCGCCGCCGGACAACTGCAGCACCGGCACGAACATCCGTTGCGGTCGGTCGCCCCAATAGGCGAAGTCGGCCGCGAACACGCTGAGCATCAGATCGGTCGCAAGGGCAGGCGACATCCGCCAGCCTGCCTCGCGGTAGTAGAGGTCCAGCCCGGCGTCCGCCCTCCTGGCCTTCGCCAGCCGCCAGCCCTTGCCGCCGAGCAGGAAGGCGTCCTCCACGGCGGAGACCGTGGCGCCCTGCCCGACATTCGAGACGCCGATCCATTCCGGCGGCAGGGCGGTCCAGCGAAGGACGACGGGGGTCGCCGCGCGCCCGGCCGGACGCGCGAGCACGGCGTCGCCATGGCCGGCGAACCAGTCCGACTGCAGCAGCGGTCGGAACGGCTGGCCGTCGGGAACCCTGTCGTAGCCGCTGATCACCCGATACGAGACCGTGATCGGGGCGCCCGCGGCGTGCCGAACCGTGACCGCGCCGGGAGCGTCGGCCGCCGCCTCGCCGCCGTCGATCGCGATGGCCTCGAGATAGGGCGCGCGCTCGCCGTCGGCGACCCCGCCCGTCGGGAGGAGGACCAGGGTCTCGCCGTCCAGGTCCCCCCGGAACGACAGGGCGACCTTGAGCGCCTCCAGCCTGCCGTCCCGCAGCACCGGCGCGAGCTCATACTCCACCGGGACGCGCTCGGGACGCGACGAGGCCTGCACGGGCGCCGTGGAGACCCCGCAGACGAACAGCAGACACGCAAACAGCAGGCGCAGAACCATTCCCCCGATCGACCGGACGGTCGCCAAGGACCGTCCAACGGCCTTCGCGTCTCGTGCTTAGAACGGGATCTCGTCGTCCAGGTCCGCCGAGAAGTTCTCACGCGGGCCGGACGGCTGGCTGCGACCGCCGCCGCTGGAGCCGCCGAACGAACCGCCGCCGCCCGAGTAGCCGCCGCCGAAGTCGCCGTCGTCGCGCATCGCGCCGCCGCCGTCGCCGCGGCCGCCCAGCATGGTCAGCTCGCCGCGGAACTTCTGCAGCACGATCTCGGTCGAGTACTTCTCCTGGCCCGATTGGTCGGTCCACTTGCGGGTCTGCAGGGCCCCCTCGATGTAAACCGTCGAGCCCTTCTTCAGGTACTGCTCGGCGACCTTGACCAGGTTGTCGTTGAAGATGACCACCCGGTGCCACTCGGTGCGCTCCTTGCGCTCGCCCGAGGCGCGGTCGCGCCAGGTCTCGGAGGTGGCCAGCCGCAGATTGGCGACCCGGTCGCCGGAGTTCAGGGTGCGGATTTCGGGATCGGCGCCCAGGTTGCCGACCAGAATGACCTTGTTGACGCTGCCCGCCATGGGGTTCTCCTCACGCCCGGCGACCGATGCCCGCTCTCGAGGCCTGACGATCAGGCCTCCGGGCCGCGCCGGAATCTGACCCGCAGGTTTAGCGGGCGTTAACGAATGGCGGAAGCATGTTCACACAATGTTCCTGTGTGCAAGTGGCGAAATCCTGAAGGACCTCGCCACAGGCCGGCGCCGGTCCCTACTGGACGGCGCCCGGCATGATCAGGCGGCCGTCGCCCGAACGGACCAGCATCAGATACTCCGTGCCGCCCCACTTCTGGGCGCGGTAGATGCCGTCGCGGCGCAGCATGATGAAGCTGCCTTGATAGGCCCCGGCCATCTCGCGGGTCTGGCCGCCCATGCGCAGGAAGCGCAGCCGCATGCCCTCGAGCTGCGCGGCGCAGTTCTCGATGTTGGGCATGTTGCGGGCGACGACGTTGAACTGATGCGTTCCGTCGGTCTTGGTGCCCACGTGGTAGCAGACGCCGGTATCCAGCGGCGCCTCGAGCGTGGGCTTGCCGCAGGCGGCGAGCGCGACGGCCGAGACGGCGAGAACGGCGGTGACGGCGGCGATCCGGAGGGTCATGCGGGCGAGCCTATGCGGGCGTGGGGACCGGCTCAACCCACCGGCGGGATAGCGCAGTTGGCGCCCTGGTCGACCAGGGTGCGGAACCGGCGATTGTCGTTCGAGATCTCGACCCGGTCCTTGACCAGGCGCAGGGTCTGTTCGCCCCAGCGGCCGTAGGTCGCGCCGCCGCGCTTTTCGCACTGGCCGCTGAACAGGGTCTGGACGCAGCCGTTGAGGTCCATCGATCCTACCGTCGACCAGGCCCCGCCCGCATAGCGCAGGCAGGCCGAGCCGGCGGTCGGCGCGGCGGTCGGCGCCGTGTGCTCGACGACGGCCGGCGCGGGCGTCGCGACGACCTCCTTGGGCGGCAGCGGCGCCAGGATGGTGCCGGCCACGTCGGCGGCGGCCAGAGCTCCGGTCTCGTCGACGCCGACGTCCAGCGCGCCGGTGGCGACGCCATTGCGCTTGGCGCAGTCGGCCAGGGTCACCTCGCCGACGAACTGGCCCGCCACGAAACAGCGGATCGGACGGGAGGCGTCCAGCTTGGTGTCGTCGTCGCGGCCGGTCTCGACCACCAGACCGCCCTGAGAGGCCGGCGGCGGCTTATCGGAACCCTTGTCGCCCCGCATGATCGAGACGGCGATGAGGGCGCCCAGGAGCAGGGCGACCCCGCCTCCGATGGCGAGCACGATCCGGCGGTCTTTCAGCAGGTCCATGTCATCCCGCTAACCTGCGTCCTTGACGCTTTCAAGTCCGCGAGATCAGCCGCCCCCGGTGAGGCGATCGAGCGCCGCCTGATAATTGGCGATCTGGTTGGTCAGATAGGCCGGCGCCGCCCCGCCCGCGCCGGGCTGGGCCTTGACCTCGGGCTTCGCCGCCGCCTCCAGCGTGCGATAGGCGTCGCGCACCTTGGTCATGCTCTTGGCGAGCGCGGCGATGGCGGCCTTGATCCCCGTCTCGCTCTTCAGGTCGAGATCGGCCGGCAAGCCGATTCCAAAGACCGGTCCGCCGCCGTCGGCCGAGACGCTCTTGCCGGTCTTCTTGTCGATGACGGTGTTGCGCACCACGCCCGGCGTCAGCCCAAGGGCTTCCAGGGCGTCGGACCCGCCCTTCCCCGGCAGGACCTCGACGGAGGCGCTGTTCGAGGACGGCGTCAGCTTCAGCCGCCGGAACTCGCCGTCGGTCACCACCTCGACCTTCACCTTGAAGCCGCCGATGCGCTTGATCTTGTCCGCCAGGGTCTGGAGCGTGTCGTCAGCGGCGATGGTGATCGTGCCCAGCTTGCCGCCCTCCGCCGTGCGGATCTGGAAGCTGTCGCCCGCGCGCACCGAGCTGGCGGCGACGATCTTCTGGGAGTCGGCGTACTGCAGCGTCCCCTTGGGCAGGCCCAGCTTGTCGAGCGCCGTCGCGCCGCTGACGTCGACGGCGATCGAGGTCGCGGTGGCCATGCCGTCCTTGCCGGTCAGCCGCTGGACCTCCGAGGTCCCCGCCCCCAGGTCGAGCTTGGCCAGGTAGCCGTCCTTCTTGGAGATCGCCGTCGCGCCCGGCTGGTCCTTGCTGGCTCCGCCCGCGATCCAGACCTTGCCGCCGGCCACCGTCATGGCCGACACGGTATCGTCCCCGGTTCCGCCGAAATACATGAGCTTGTCGCTGGAAGTGTTCGTCAGATCAGCAGAAAACCGCGCAGCGAAGGCGTCCAGTCCGCCGGCGTAACCGCTGCCCGTTCCGCCCCCGACGCCGAGGCTGCCGTTGCGGGTCGAGCCGGCGATCACCAGCTGACCGTTGTCCAGGCCCAGGCCGGCGATGGTCCCGCCCATCAGGTCGCCCAGGTCGCGGACGCCGCCGGCCGTGACCGTCGCCGCCGAGCTGTAGGTCGTGGTCGTCACCTTGGCCGGATCGGTCCCGCCATTGTGCGCGCCGTAGTCGACCGAGGTGGAGTTCGAGGTCCCGCCGGTGGTCGTGGTGGTCGTCACGTTGGTGGCGCCGTTGTTGTCGGTGCGGACGACCGTGGTGGTGGTCGGCTCGACATTGAAACTGCGCAGCACGCCGCGACCGCTCTCCGTTCCGGCCACGGTCACGGTGCTCCCGTTGACGACGATGCCGCTGATGCTGTCGTCGCCGGCGGTGCCGAACTGGGTGGTGAACAGCGTCTTGGGAACGCCCTTGGCGTCCGGGGCCACCGCCGTCAGGTAGCTGTCCCACTTGCCCGACATGCCGCCGGTCGCGCCGGGCAGACCCGACTTGGTGCGGCCGGCGACATAAACCACCCCGCCAGGCCCAAAGGCCACCTGGGTCGCCTCGTCCTCCGCCAGCGCGCCGCGGCGCTGGGTCCACATCTCGTCGCCGGCGGCGTCGAAGACGGTGACGAAGCTGTCGCTCTTGCCGCTCTTGGCGTCGGAGTTGATCGGGCCGTTGGTCGCGCCGTTCAGACCGCCGGTGACGCTGCCCGCGATAGCGACGCGGCCGTCGTCGGCGATGCTCATCGCCAGGCCCGTGGCCTGGTCCGCAGCGCCCAGCGTGCGGGCGTACATCAGCTTGCCGGTGCTGTCGTAGCGCAGGACGGCGACGTCCTTCTCGCCCTTCACCGTCTGGCCGTCGACCGAGGTGGCCACGTCGGCGAGCACGTAGAGAGAGCCGTCCGGGCCGGTCTTGCTGGCCCGCACCTTCGAGATCGTCCCCTCCAGGGTCGAGGACGAGATTCGCGAGCCTTCGGCGCCGACGACCGAACCGTTCAGCTTGATCAGGCCGGTCTCGAACTTGCCGTCCTCGGTCTTGCTGTTCTTGTCGGGGTCAGGATCGCCGGCGTAGGTGGTGACGTAGACCGCCGGCTGGCCGCCGGTCGCCGAGAAGGTCACCTGTTCGGTCGAGTCGCCGCTGATCTTGAAGTTGTAGTTGTCGGCCAGGGCCGGCAGCTTGACGGTGCTGCCCCCCACCTTGACCTCGCGCGGCGTGCCCGGCGTCCGTTCGACGCTGAAGCGGGTCTGCAGGCCGGCCGCCTGGAGCTTCTCGTTGATGAACGACGACACCCCGCCCATCGTGCGCGGGCCGGTCATCTGACTCAGGTCGATCTCGATGTCGTGCGTGGCCTTGCCCCGCTTGATCGACATGGTGAACTTCACGTCGCCCTGGAAGGCCGCGACCGGATCGGTCTGGGCGCCCGTGTGCAGGGTTCCGGTCTTGTAGCTGTTGATCGTCCGCGGAACGCCGACCGCGGACTTGTTGCTCAGCATCGTGTCGCCGCGGGTGATCCGCATGTCCTCGAGCTTGAGCTTGTCGACGTAGCCGGTGATCTCGGCCATGCCCTTGGCGAACACCGCGGCCAGCCGGGCCTTCTCGGTCGCCGAGACGCCCTTGGCGTTGGCCCGCTCGGCGACGCCGTTCAGAGCGTTCAGACCCTGGTAGAGCGAGAACAGCTTCTTGTAGTCGACGCTCGCGCCCGGCAGGTCGAGCTGAGCGCCGTCCTCATTGATGAAGCGCTTGCCGGCCAGCGCCGCCTTGACCAGTTCGCTGGCCTTGGCCGCGGTCGACTTGGTGTCCCAGGGGGGCGTCGGAGCGTACTTGACCTTGCCGTCGGCCCCGACCGTTCCGCCCTTGGGCGGAGTCGCGCCGGCGCCCAGCCCGGAGAGACCGGACCGCGCCTGGTAGAACCCAAGCAGGACGCTGCTGTCGAAGTTGACGGCCATCGCTTTCCCGTTGCGGGCTTCCCGCGCGCGACACCTTGCCGGACAAGGGCTGACAGGGTGTTAAGATGGATGACTAGGCGGCGATGAGCCCCGCCTGCGAAAGACCCCGTCGGGCGGTCGGCGCGAGCTCGGCCCACTCCTCCGAGAGGATGCCGAGCATGACCACGTCACGCGGCGCCGCGTCCTTCAGAACGTGGCCGCGCAGATAGCCCTCGCGCTGGAAGCCGGCGCCGGTCATGACCTTCAAGGCGGCGTCGTTGTCCGCCATGACCTCCGCCCAGACCTTGTGCAGCTTGAGGTCGCCGAAAGCGCGGTCGAGGCCCAGCACCTGGGCGGCGCGGCCAACGCCCCGCCCCCGAGCGTCGCTGTCGCCGACAAACCAGTTCCAGCCGGCTCGCCGATGATGCCCGGTCAGCCCGGTCAGGGTCAGCAGGCCGGACGGCCGCCCGCCGCGCTGGATCATCCAGCCGCGCATGTCGGGGTCGCTCGCCAGTTGATCGAACCAGGCGCGATGCGCCTCGCGATCCGACACCTCGGCGTCGGACATCCAGCGCGCGACCTCCGGCTCGCTGCGCCAGAGGAACAGGCGCTCCTCGTCCTCGGGAAGAAGATCCCGCAACTCGATCATTCTGACGCTCCGCCCCCTTCGAGAGCACCACCACTAAGGCGCCAATGTGACGCCCGATCAGCCCTTGAAGAGCGACAGGACGATCTGCGGCGCGGCGTTGGCGATCGACAGCGCCTGGGCGCCCAACTGCTGCTGGACCTGCAGGGCCTGCAGTCGCGCGCTTTCCTTGGCCAGGTCGGCGTCGACGAGGTTGCCGATCCCCGAGTTCAGGACGTCGGTCAGCTTGGTGACGAACTTGTTGTGGGTCTCGATCTGCCGCGCCTGGGCGCCCAGGTCGCCGAGCGCCTGGTTCACGCGCGAGATCGACGTGCCCAGTTGCGTGGAGATGGCCGTGGCCAGCGTCGCGCTCGTGATCGACGAGGTCGCCGTCATCGAGATCAGCGTGTTGCCCAGATTCATGTTCTTGGCCGACAGCGTCACGTAGGAGTTGGCGTCGGCGTTGGCCAGGAAGCGGATCCCCGCGCCCAGCGAATTGTCCAGGATGTTGGCGCCGTCGAACTCAGCGTCGTTCACGACCTGCTGAATCTGGCGAAGCAGCGCCTTGTAGTCCGAATCGAGCGCGGTGCGGGCCACGGTGTCGAGCGACGGGTCCATCGCCGCGGTGACCTTCTCCTTCATCTGCAGCAGCAGGTCGGAGACCGTCTCGCCGGCGGACATCGCCACGTCGGCGATCGATTGCGCCCGGTCGAGGCTCATCTTCACCGCGCCCAGCGCGCCGACGTCGGCCCGCTGCGCCTGGGCGATGCCCCAGACGGACGCGTTGTCCTTGGGACCAGAGATCTTCAGGCCGGTGCTGATGCGGTTCTGCGCGCCGGCGAGCTGATCGTTGGTCTTGTTCAGATTCTGCAGCGCGAGCAGCGCTGACTGGTTCGTGTGGACGCTGATCGCCATGGGTTTCTCCTCGCAAGGCGCTTCGCAACTTGGCGACTCACCCAGCCGCCCCACAGGAGAAGCTGGCGGGAGAAAGTGTTCGTATGGTTAACGCGTATAAACCATGATTACCGCCGCCCTTCCGGGCGTCGGCGTAGCGGGCGGAAGCCCGATGCGGCGCGGGCCGCTATGCGGAGCGGTCAGCTCCGGGTGTCGGCGATCTCGCCGGGTTCGTAGGTCGGCTGATCCTTGAGCCGCAGCACCTCCTCGCGGGGGAGCTGACGCACGACTTCGCCGGTGCGGCGGTCGAGGGTCTTGTAGACGATGGCCCCGCTGGCCTCGTCCTCCTCGATCACCAGGCGCAGATCCGCGGCTTGCGGAGTCTTCGCCTCGGCGGGACGCGCGACCTCGGCGGCGCGGCCGGGCGTCGGAAGCTGGAAGGCTCCCTGTCCGGCGATCGACGACGTAGGTGCGATGTTCTTCATCTCTCCAGACGCCGGCCGTTCTGGCGCGGCGTTCCTCTGAGGGCGCGAACCGCGGAGACGCGAACGCCTCCGCCGCCGCGACGGGAGGCGAGCGGCCGGAGCCGCCCGCCTCCGCGAGACGCCTTACCGGAACAGGCCCAGCAGGGACGAGGTCGACGAGTTGGCGATCGACAGAGCCTGCACGCCGAGCTGTTGCTTGGTTTGCAGGGCCTGCAGTCGGGCGCTTTCCTTCGCCAGGTCGGCATCCACCAGGTTGCCCACGCCGGCGTCCAGGCTGTCTTGCAGCTTGCCGACGAAGGTCAGGTGCATTTCCAGCGCCTTGGCGCCGGTGCCGAGCTTGGCCAGGGCCGCGCCGACGTTGGTGATCGAGGTGCCGACGGTGGTGATCAGCGCGGCGGCCGAGGTCGCCGAGTTGAACGAGGCCGCGGCGGCCACGGTCACATTGGAGCCGCCCAGAGCGAGCGACTGGGCCGCGACCGTGATCTT
Coding sequences within:
- a CDS encoding superoxide dismutase family protein, coding for MRLIPLAFVVAAIALPALAAPASVTVALKGPKGEDMGTAVVTEGTKGVLVRVEAKGLTPGWHGLHFHEKADCSSADFKSAGGHVHDATPVVHGFLAEGSNDGGDLPNIWAGADGVAKADVFSTFVELGEAHSRPSLKDADGSAIVIHAKADDYASQPIGGAGDRVACGVIK
- a CDS encoding DMT family transporter — encoded protein: MTASPASRTPFAPIEWAAIAVIILVWGINNAAAKVATGALPPLLVGGLRFGIALLVLWPFLRPPFPPLRQVLPIILMIGPLHFGLIYWGFSMIENLSPMVVALQLWIPMTAFFAWRVLGETMTRSALAGMIIAFLGVAWMSLDPKGAGDLPGIAIGLLASALWALGTVFVRRMPGVPPLKMQAMTSVVAAPILLGASFAFEGDVVGAMADASWLVWGTVLFAALASTVGATALLFWLVQRREAGRVTPWFLLTPLVSCGLGIGLMGDHMTLNLALGGGATLVGVALVALSERRAAAAAAARSRVDPT
- a CDS encoding serine hydrolase domain-containing protein → MGRVRLALFCVALLGMATACAAQEGPPSRAELDAIVAANAREHGIPAQAVVVTHNGRTIYEGYAGMRRIDGGGAVTPDTVFGVFSVSKLFASVLLFQEVEAGRLDLDAPAARYVQTLPPAWRAITVRQFLDHVSGAPEYFDPADLSRPFPSTREAALAALDGKPLVEPADTKTRYTQTNYLVLAAVLEAVTGKSYGDLVRERIVDTLGLKNVWLGRQGVPDDRLAADYQGENGRIAPAPPIAWPVYAQSHADGYATAADLAVFLDALAAGRLVPPARLVELWRPHAFANGNTGFFASGWDYGEAGAWREVGHDGAAKLRVRLLFKGDLSERYVIVYLANGSADGVWSRKLVDSIQERLPLDQERAP
- a CDS encoding single-stranded DNA-binding protein, which encodes MAGSVNKVILVGNLGADPEIRTLNSGDRVANLRLATSETWRDRASGERKERTEWHRVVIFNDNLVKVAEQYLKKGSTVYIEGALQTRKWTDQSGQEKYSTEIVLQKFRGELTMLGGRGDGGGAMRDDGDFGGGYSGGGGSFGGSSGGGRSQPSGPRENFSADLDDEIPF
- the pseH gene encoding UDP-4-amino-4,6-dideoxy-N-acetyl-beta-L-altrosamine N-acetyltransferase translates to MIELRDLLPEDEERLFLWRSEPEVARWMSDAEVSDREAHRAWFDQLASDPDMRGWMIQRGGRPSGLLTLTGLTGHHRRAGWNWFVGDSDARGRGVGRAAQVLGLDRAFGDLKLHKVWAEVMADNDAALKVMTGAGFQREGYLRGHVLKDAAPRDVVMLGILSEEWAELAPTARRGLSQAGLIAA
- a CDS encoding flagellin, whose amino-acid sequence is MAISVHTNQSALLALQNLNKTNDQLAGAQNRISTGLKISGPKDNASVWGIAQAQRADVGALGAVKMSLDRAQSIADVAMSAGETVSDLLLQMKEKVTAAMDPSLDTVARTALDSDYKALLRQIQQVVNDAEFDGANILDNSLGAGIRFLANADANSYVTLSAKNMNLGNTLISMTATSSITSATLATAISTQLGTSISRVNQALGDLGAQARQIETHNKFVTKLTDVLNSGIGNLVDADLAKESARLQALQVQQQLGAQALSIANAAPQIVLSLFKG
- a CDS encoding flagellar protein FlaG is translated as MKNIAPTSSIAGQGAFQLPTPGRAAEVARPAEAKTPQAADLRLVIEEDEASGAIVYKTLDRRTGEVVRQLPREEVLRLKDQPTYEPGEIADTRS